The following coding sequences are from one Pelecanus crispus isolate bPelCri1 chromosome 15, bPelCri1.pri, whole genome shotgun sequence window:
- the LOC104023753 gene encoding transcription factor HES-5 has translation MAPSTVFMEPDNLLTPKEKNKLRKPVVEKMRRDRINSSIEQLKLLLEKEFQRHQPNSKLEKADILEMTVSYLKQQSQLQMKTAGSFHKSSQFDFREGYSRCLQEAFHFLSLHKVRTETQTKLLSHFQKSQSAATEVAFSPGSPSTLKQASPKDASTLWRPW, from the exons ATGGCTCCCAGCACTGTTTTCATGGAGCCCGACAACCTGCTGAcaccaaaggagaaaaacaaa CTGAGGAAGCCGGTGGTGGAGAAAATGCGCCGTGACCGGATTAACAGCAGCATCGAGCAGCTGAAACTGCTCCTGGAGAAGGAGTTTCAGAGGCACCAGCCCAACTCCAAGCTGGAGAAAGCCGACATCCTGGAGATGACCGTCAGCTACCTGaagcagcagagccagctgcaGATGAAGA CTGCAGGATCCTTCCATAAAAGCTCTCAGTTTGACTTCAGAGAGGGCTATTCTAGGTGCTTGCAAGAAGCTTTccatttcctctctcttcatAAAGTCCGAActgaaacacaaaccaaacTTTTAAGCCACTTCCAGAAGAGCCAGTCAGCCGCTACGGAGGTCGCCTTTTCCCCTGGGAGCCCCAGCACCCTGAAGCAAGCATCTCCGAAAGACGCCAGCACTCTCTGGAGGCCCTGGTAG